One window of the Pedobacter ginsengisoli genome contains the following:
- a CDS encoding MBL fold metallo-hydrolase RNA specificity domain-containing protein — MKIAFHGAARAVTGSKHLITLSNETQILLDCGLFQGMGDITEGLNESFGFDPAKVTYMILSHAHIDHCGLLPKLVSEGFKGTIYCTPATRDLARILLLDSAKIQMQDAEYANRKIKRVEDQEMPLYTDKDVNQTLSQFKTVPYDQDFIIDPTINLRFTDAGHIVGSAAVHLKINEDGKTTHITFSGDVGRYGDLLLKSPQTFPQADYIIMESTYGDSLHVDLEPIENMLLQIIKNTCEVKKGKVIIPAFSVGRTQELLYALNSLELKNQLPNVRYYVDSPLSLEATQVLKDHPEVYNNGVKEVFKVDNDIFDFKGLKFIESVEESKSLNGDDRPCVIISSSGMAEGGRVRHHIRNNIIDRKNTILMVGYATANSLAGRLIAGQKKVWLFGQEYDVQAEVRSIKSMSAHGDYEDLLQFLSVQDPSKVKQLFLVHGEYEVQQKFAQRILNNGFKNVNIPEYHQEFQL, encoded by the coding sequence ATGAAAATTGCTTTTCATGGTGCAGCACGTGCTGTAACCGGTAGTAAACACCTTATTACCCTAAGTAATGAAACTCAAATTCTATTAGACTGCGGCCTTTTTCAAGGAATGGGCGATATTACCGAGGGCTTGAATGAGTCCTTCGGTTTTGATCCTGCAAAAGTTACGTACATGATTTTATCTCATGCGCATATAGATCACTGCGGATTACTACCGAAATTAGTTTCTGAAGGCTTTAAAGGCACCATATATTGTACCCCGGCAACCAGAGATCTGGCAAGGATTTTATTATTGGACTCGGCCAAAATACAAATGCAGGATGCGGAATACGCAAACAGAAAAATTAAACGGGTAGAAGATCAGGAAATGCCCTTGTACACAGACAAGGACGTAAACCAAACCCTCAGCCAGTTTAAAACCGTTCCTTATGATCAGGACTTTATAATAGACCCTACCATAAACCTTCGTTTTACTGATGCAGGACACATAGTTGGAAGTGCTGCTGTCCATTTAAAGATAAATGAAGATGGGAAAACTACGCACATTACCTTTAGTGGAGATGTAGGACGCTATGGCGACCTGCTTTTGAAAAGTCCGCAAACATTTCCTCAGGCCGATTACATTATAATGGAATCAACATACGGCGATTCTTTGCATGTTGATCTGGAGCCTATAGAAAATATGTTGTTGCAGATCATTAAGAATACCTGCGAGGTTAAGAAAGGAAAAGTAATTATCCCTGCCTTTAGTGTTGGCCGTACGCAGGAACTTCTTTATGCCCTAAACAGCCTTGAGCTGAAGAACCAATTGCCAAATGTTCGATATTACGTAGATAGTCCCCTTTCACTTGAGGCCACTCAGGTATTAAAAGACCATCCTGAAGTTTACAACAATGGCGTTAAAGAGGTTTTTAAAGTAGACAATGACATATTCGATTTTAAAGGCTTAAAATTTATAGAGAGTGTCGAGGAATCAAAATCGCTGAATGGTGATGACCGCCCTTGTGTGATTATATCCTCGTCTGGCATGGCTGAGGGTGGCAGGGTTAGGCATCATATCAGAAATAATATCATTGATCGAAAAAATACCATTTTAATGGTTGGTTACGCAACAGCAAATTCTTTGGCAGGCAGGTTAATTGCCGGTCAAAAAAAGGTTTGGCTATTTGGTCAGGAATACGATGTGCAAGCCGAAGTCCGCTCTATAAAATCTATGAGTGCACATGGTGATTACGAAGATCTGTTACAATTCTTGTCGGTACAAGATCCTTCAAAAGTTAAACAGCTATTTCTTGTTCATGGGGAGTATGAGGTACAGCAGAAATTTGCCCAGCGCATACTCAATAATGGTTTTAAAAATGTAAACATTCCCGAATATCATCAGGAGTTTCAATTATAA
- a CDS encoding TonB-dependent receptor domain-containing protein, with translation MKTYILEGLKLSTGILLPYILLIILTSAQLDGYAQTSGNISGKVVDNEGASIEYASVALLYEDGKMIKGALSDSTGKFLFTAIPDGKYLVKISGISYHSLTTEIFVISVENRKLDLGLLKLKEDSKLLNAVVISAQKKLIEQTIDKTVINVENSIVSEGNTALELLARAPGVKVDDEGQISLKGRSGVLVMINGKSTYLSPKELSTLLKGTNSSSISKIEIMSNPSAKYDAAGNGGIINIQMKKNMKTGLNGSISLNGGASRNARYGSATILNYRNEKLNVYGSYDYGYRGETEYLDFVRRFYDNGNIGSTPTRTSYQDTETDEPLHTNNFRLGLDYELDSSNTLGFLINGNVGKYTHDSKTGNRLISGDGSIINQMATTNYDQQNWKNLTYNVNYLHKFNKEGRTFSADADFASNSFTSKLNLKTTMLQSTDGQTGAITSRRGYVPAITDVYLAKVDYTDPLNKTIKLESGLKSSFIQSDNNLRYDILNNGNWEYDTNGSNHFKYKEQIHAGYLNFNQEFKGFSVQAGLRGEYTRTEGHQITTDSLLTRSYFQLFPSVFVSKPLGSNHLIQAAYSRRIERPDYGDLNPFRMFRDPLLFYQGNPFLKPELINTFQLSHSFKGKYTTALNYNRTTDVITWLSGQIDSLNATFESPQNLSKLINYGVSFTASTTFFDWWNGTHFANIFRNEYKGNVQNSTFNNNTTSFSFNSQNSFKAGKGYTLELSGFYYSGSVYGISEYKGSYAISTGAQKAVLKDKGTIKLMINDIFQSDRYREQTKYQNIDMYTNKRPDSRRVMLSFSYRFGNQNISKKDRKTGSEDIQNRVKGGG, from the coding sequence ATGAAAACATATATTTTAGAAGGCCTAAAGCTTTCTACAGGAATTCTTTTACCTTATATTTTATTAATAATACTTACTTCGGCCCAACTCGATGGATATGCACAAACCAGCGGAAACATATCCGGGAAGGTAGTTGATAATGAGGGGGCTTCAATAGAATATGCTTCTGTAGCCTTGCTCTATGAAGATGGAAAAATGATAAAAGGAGCATTGAGCGATTCGACAGGTAAGTTCTTGTTTACGGCAATTCCCGACGGAAAATATCTGGTAAAGATCAGTGGGATTAGCTACCATTCTCTTACTACTGAAATATTTGTAATATCAGTAGAAAACAGAAAGCTTGATCTGGGTCTTTTAAAATTAAAAGAAGACAGTAAACTACTAAACGCTGTAGTAATTTCAGCTCAGAAAAAGCTAATAGAGCAGACTATAGACAAAACGGTAATAAATGTAGAAAACAGCATTGTATCAGAAGGTAACACAGCTCTTGAGCTTCTTGCCAGGGCACCGGGTGTTAAAGTAGATGATGAAGGCCAGATTTCTTTAAAAGGGCGATCGGGTGTATTGGTTATGATTAATGGCAAATCTACTTACCTCTCTCCAAAAGAGTTAAGCACTTTATTAAAAGGAACAAATTCATCTTCTATTTCGAAAATTGAAATTATGAGCAATCCATCTGCAAAATATGATGCTGCAGGAAATGGGGGAATCATCAATATCCAGATGAAGAAAAATATGAAAACAGGTTTAAATGGTTCGATCTCTTTAAACGGTGGCGCCAGCAGAAATGCACGTTACGGTAGTGCCACAATCCTAAACTACAGAAATGAAAAACTGAATGTATATGGAAGCTATGATTATGGCTATCGTGGTGAAACAGAATACCTGGATTTTGTTAGACGTTTTTATGATAATGGCAATATTGGAAGTACCCCTACGCGAACGTCTTATCAGGATACGGAAACTGACGAACCACTTCACACAAACAATTTCAGACTTGGTCTTGATTATGAATTAGATAGTTCAAACACATTAGGATTTCTTATAAACGGAAATGTAGGTAAGTATACTCATGACAGCAAGACCGGAAACAGATTAATTTCTGGTGATGGATCAATAATCAACCAGATGGCTACAACAAATTATGATCAGCAAAACTGGAAAAACTTAACTTACAATGTTAACTATCTTCATAAATTTAATAAGGAAGGTCGAACATTCTCTGCTGACGCTGATTTTGCTAGTAATAGCTTTACTTCAAAGCTTAACTTAAAAACAACAATGCTTCAGTCTACTGACGGGCAAACGGGCGCAATCACCAGCAGACGTGGATATGTACCTGCCATAACAGATGTTTACCTTGCTAAGGTAGACTATACAGATCCTCTTAATAAAACCATTAAATTAGAAAGTGGTTTAAAAAGCAGTTTCATACAGTCTGACAATAACCTCCGGTACGACATTCTAAACAATGGGAACTGGGAATATGATACTAATGGAAGCAACCATTTTAAGTATAAAGAGCAGATACATGCTGGCTACCTAAACTTTAATCAAGAATTTAAAGGGTTTAGTGTGCAGGCTGGTTTAAGAGGAGAGTATACAAGAACAGAAGGGCACCAAATAACAACTGACTCTTTATTAACCCGCAGCTACTTCCAGCTGTTTCCAAGTGTTTTTGTTAGTAAACCGCTTGGCTCGAATCACCTGATTCAGGCGGCCTACAGCAGAAGAATAGAAAGACCCGATTACGGAGACTTGAATCCTTTTAGAATGTTCAGAGACCCGCTTCTTTTTTATCAAGGGAATCCCTTTTTAAAGCCTGAGTTGATCAATACATTTCAATTGAGCCACAGTTTTAAGGGAAAATATACTACTGCGTTAAACTACAATCGAACTACTGATGTGATTACCTGGCTAAGTGGTCAGATAGATTCATTAAATGCTACTTTTGAATCTCCTCAAAACTTAAGCAAACTGATCAACTATGGCGTTAGCTTCACCGCTTCTACTACATTTTTTGATTGGTGGAATGGAACTCATTTCGCAAATATTTTCCGAAATGAATACAAAGGAAATGTACAGAACAGCACATTTAATAACAATACAACAAGCTTTAGTTTTAATTCTCAAAATTCGTTTAAAGCAGGAAAGGGCTATACACTGGAACTAAGCGGTTTTTATTACTCAGGCTCTGTTTATGGTATTTCAGAATATAAGGGTAGCTATGCTATATCAACAGGTGCACAAAAGGCTGTGTTAAAAGATAAAGGAACCATTAAACTTATGATAAATGATATCTTCCAATCTGACAGATACAGAGAGCAAACAAAATATCAGAACATAGATATGTATACCAATAAAAGACCAGATAGTCGCCGTGTTATGCTTTCCTTCTCTTATCGATTTGGCAATCAAAATATCAGCAAAAAAGACCGCAAGACAGGTAGCGAGGATATTCAGAACAGGGTTAAGGGCGGTGGATAA